The nucleotide sequence GAGAGACTCAGAATATCAGTGCCATGGGTCATACAATTCTGCTGTTTCTTCTCTAAGTATGATATTCTATAGCTGAAGAAATGGTGAATGAAACATTAGTTAGATGGTTAGTTTCAATAAAAGTTCATAGTTTGACTGAATAAAACAATAGCTTCAAAATTCGTATAACAAATTAGTTATGATAAATATCATTCTACAACCTTATTTTATATTGTCTCGGTTTTGAGAATAAATcgagaagaaggaaaaaaaaagtgtttgaaAGAGGTTTAGGACTTGCACGGTGAAGATCGACCCATAATAGGATGCGATCGATCAATTTTAAGAGGACTGGTCGATCTGATCGAGTATGTCTGATCCTTTTCCATTtgcaattttttcttttttcatcgTCGAGGTGCTTAGGAACCAAGATCGACTGATCGTTGTAGATGGATCGGTTGGTCTGTCCTAGATCGACCGAGGCTGAAGTTCATGGTCAATCTGCTGCCCATTTGTCTTTTCTCTTGTTGGAAGCTTGTATAAACTTGGCCAAGATCGACCTGTCTTGACCATAATTTCCGGAAATCTCATAAATTGAACCCATATAACACATACTAAGACTGTCACATCATACTTTTGAAATGACAATCACGAGCGTGCAATTTTTAAAACGTTGGCGATATATATAAACCATCAAAGGAAACAATGTTAGAAAATGGTTGGAGACAACACCACAAAGTTTAATTTTTCAACAACTAAACCTCATCTTCAACCACAGCAAAATCGATGCATTCTTCGAAACCACTAACATTTAGAAGCCCACTAACATTATATGAGAACCAATTGCATCCAGCCCGCGAAAAGCAACCAAAAAGaacatctatactatactaaaagcacAATAAGCTCAAAATCTAAGGTGTCCACCTAGGATTATTAATTCCAACCAATGATAGAGCTTCATCTCTCCACATCACCATcggttttgtttaagtttgtgaGCCCACGGTTTGGTTTGGTCATTAATTTTTTCCAGCGTTCAGATTTCGAATCTCCATCTCGGTTCAATCATTTTGGTATGTTCGGTTATACTGCTTTTTTGTGATCAAGATTAGGGTTCCATAGTCACGCCTCTTCAATCTGACGTTTCCGTTTTCGCTCATCTTTTACTGCAAAGACAATGAAGTCTTTTCTCAACTCTTAGCATCCTCTGTCGTTCAACTTCTCTTTCTGGCCAATAAATGTGAAAGGAATCGTTTTTGGCAAGCAGGCAATGCAAATCACAGTGCATCAACGGAGGAAGGTACTGTGCTCCTGATACAACGGGAGAGACATGATCGATCAGGATTTGCGGCAGGCTTGCTTCTTTAGAATGATGAATGAAAGTGGAAAGCCTTGGCTTTGGTGGGATTATGTCACCGAATTTCCATCCGTTGTCCCATGAAACAGGAAAATTACAACAGACTATAAGCCGATCAAGTTATTCGCTCTCTTGGTAAAcccaacatcttcttcttattctatATATGTCTTTCAAGTAGGAGTagatgttaataaaatagacaAATTCATTGGGGACATCAAAGCAAATACTGAGAATCACGTGTTCAGAGGTGAACAAGAAGCACAAGTGAGCTCTCTATCTTTTTCTCCCTTTTTTTCCACAAATGTAAGGCTTCTAACTATTGATTGCTAATTTTGTTTAAGGTTGGGAAAGGCTCGCGAGGAGATGTGACAATATTACCAACTATTGTGATAAACAACAAACAACCCAGAGGTGAGAGAAGCAAGGATGTTCTGTTGGAGAGATCAATGGTGCTTAAGGACCTTTGCTCAGGGTTCAGCGAGACGACTGAGCCACACATATGCTTAAACAAAGGTCCTCTCTATCCTTCCTATACATATCTCTATTTGATAAACACTAATTTTAACGTATGGTTCTGTGATTGCGCAGGCAGACATAGAAACCAACGAGTGTTTGCAAAACAATGGAGGGTGTTGGGATCAACATTACAGCTTGCGGGGTGTATAAgatcttaaaataatttttattgttttgttagagttatgctatatatatatctacgtATATGTTACAGTAAAAAGGAATCTCTTTATTGCAGGCCACTTTCAGAGGAAGAGTATGTCAATGTCCTGTTGTTCAAGGTGTCAAGTTTTGGGTGAAGGTAAAAACTAATGCTCAAATGTATGTTATAATTACCgtaatgatattttttcacATGTTTAAACAATGGAGGATGCTGGAAACATACTCAAATGGGAAGTACATATTCGGCTTGCTGTGTAATATGGCATATCTCAAAACTAACTAACTTCCCCTCCTCTGTTTAAACATTCCCTCTCTTTCTATATATCTGACTTACAATGATTAATTCTTacctctttttcaaaaaaaaaatgattgactcttaccttttattttatttctgtaGTTGTTGCTGCTGTTCAATATGATCATTGAAAAGGCTGCAAATGTCCACCTGGATTAAAGGGAGTTGGGCTCAAATATACAGTTTGTGAAAGTCATGACTCATGAGACTTGAACTGGAAATGgtggagaaagaaaagaaagaattcATCTCTCGACTTCTCCAAGGTCAGTATCTTTCATTcagttttttaaaacatatatatgtttaacaaCGTCCAGAGCTgtctttttcatttgttttggtTATGTTAGTTGTAACAAAgcttatatatcaaataaatgcAGGATTTGGAGGAATTTTGCAGCTAAAACAGTCACTACACGTGTTCTTTAGGTGCGGAATCGGTAATGGTCGAACAGTTTCCTTCTGGTACGATTACTTGACTGAGTTAGGGCATATTGGGGATCTCTTGGGTCCTGCGGGATCAACAACTTCGCatacagtggaatgcaactttTTCAGTAGCAACACGTCTTGGAAATTATTACTTTCCTCCCGTACGTTTTCTTAATGCAGAAACTCCAATGGTTGGCATTTCTTCTACACAACGTCCATAAAATTCTTACGCGATGATGTGTATTTGTGGTGAGGTCCTgctggaatttttttttaaatagattgATCTCCTCCAAAGCGACATAGGAACGGCTTAGACAACCTGCACCTGTTGTTTCTTGCCATACTACGGTTTGGTTCAAGCAAGAAATTCCAGGATGTTCTTTTGTTACTTGGATTGCTATGTCATCTAGACTCCCTTCTAGAGATAGGCTGTTGTCTTGGGGTTTGACTGTCCTTGCAAGCTGTTTTCTATGTACGAATGGTACAGAGTCTCATGGACATCTCTTCTTCCACTACGCTTTTGCAGTTGGATTGTGGAACATATTCACGGGGAACCAGCTAGACATTGGCCCATCAGACTTCTTGGACTCGGTGGACTGCATGACTTATCACCGGACAGTGCAAACATCTTCAAGCTGCTACTGCAACTCATCATGTATAATATATGGAGAGAACGTAACTGCAAGATTTCAGACAAACTTCCTCTTCTGCTGAGGCGGTTCTCAGTATAATTGATTGATCAATGAAGGATAAGCTTCTCTCCATTCCAACAGTTTACATCTCCCTCTATGCTCTAGCTCTACCTCTAATTCATTGAACCTTTCAGCTAATGATGCTCActctttgtttttcattttctttgtttctccTCCTCTGTCCTCAAAAGAGATAATAAAATGAGAGGAGATTTTGTTTCGGTTTGACTCGAAAAGAATCTAATCGCCATGTAACCATTTTGAGTAATCATGTCATTGACTTTGGCTCCGATGTATTAGATATATATTGGTGTTAGCTTTGTCTCCTCCCAGTTCAATTAAATtgtattatatacttttaaattatttgatcaatGTGAACAAAGCATGTGTTTCcatgcattaaaataatgaacactattctaaattttaatagagatatagataaaattataaaacaaaccaGCATGTATGAAATTATGAATATGTcatcaatttaataaaattaggtTATTATGTTGATTAATTGTAAAAGCCTatcatatattttcattaaaaaaaagtctatcattttattataaattgttgTCTTGAACAATATTTCAGCTTAAACTTTTaacttaacaaaattaaatttatatatatttaaaacatctATTACTCTCAAAgtataaatgaaattttttcgaacaatttttaaatgtttaacaACTAAATATTCTACCATAATGAGCTGAATTTACATCAATATTGTTTTTAGGTCCAATATTAGTCctttttaacaaataataaagaatttacaaatttaaatattatttataagaaattttttagCATAAGTTTTCACGGGTGTATAATACCAACTCAATATCACTATGCTTCTTCCACATAACCATTATATATCTTCAAAAATGGATTTCAAATCATTcattataaatcaataaaaaaatccaTAAACAAATCCAAAGAAATATCATTGCATGTGCAGATCAATCGTCGAGGAGCAGACAACGTTGGTAATATCATGGAACCATCAATCAACGATTTTAACCAAAAGCACTCAAGATAACCGGGTATGAGCAAGTGCAACAGAACAGAAGTCTCTTGCATCATTTCTAACCagatcaaaaaacaaaaaaaaattagaaataagaAAGAGAAAGCCTAAAGGAAaatagaagagaaaaaaaaacgattctTAAAAAAAGGACGTTTCTGAGGTTACTTCTTCACATGTCTCTTTTTAGTggcaaaaaatattaatctatgaaaccacttattcattaatttataaaaaccacTCATGCTGTTATTCATGTTGTTCTAAGCAAGTACGAAACAAAATAATACGCTATTTTCACAAACCACTATCAAAtacatcaaaaaataatttttaattcaataaaaataaaacatataaatccgacgcgtagcgccggaataccactagtaatTCTAATACCATCTCAAACATGTCATGCCGACCACCAAAACACATATAAAGATAAAATCTCAATTTTGAATAAAACACATAAAAACGTGACCACACAATGTTGAAAACACGAgttcatatttgtttaaaatcTCCTTGAAAAACACTACAACTTCTTTTTATAGTCACGTGTCATCATATGATtcttaaaatctttagaaaaatagattggttcatctaattatatcataagttttttattaaactaatcataaatttattgttaatattctttattatttccttaaataaaagttacgaaaTTGTCTAATGTGACTaaaatatatgacaattaatgattttgaataataaaaatttgataaaaattagtgtattttctatcatatttgcttaattttcaactattacaataaattaaataactacattaactatataataaaaatttagatttttctatatatgttatattttgattttttttaaatgactataaattactaaaattgttaaaggTCTCATATTCAAATTATGTGatctatggtttaaaattttgatttatgacaatatacaaatgattacaaaatcatataagtaaaaagtctaattaattaattattaagattaaaagatatatatatatatatatatatatatatatatatcattttaaattaaactatgtttcatataaaatacataaatattttaatttcaaaatttactctgaacaattttgtttttgataaaagctttgaacacACATTgataacttaatttttttaaattataaattactaaaactattaatcgcACAATAAAATTTGTGTTGtaagtaatttaaagtttttactataaaagatacaagtgatcaaaaaaacatatgagtataAAGCAtaatttaatagacattaatattaatatattatgttgttaatatcatttaaatttaattatatatcctatcaaatagaaaaaagttattgtttggattaattaaatttatttatatgtttgcaccaatttaattatatatataatagttactgattttttaattattttatatatatttattatttcataagtAAATACGCCGATTTTAACCTAGTTTATATTAAACAACTCTACCAAGAAAAATAAACTCAAAGTAAATAATAATCATAGCCACCaagtaggaaaaaaataaataaacacaaaaCAACAACGAATACAACttcaaaccaaaacaaacacCCAAGTTCAATGTACAACCATGTTTGTAGTATCGCTGCGACATGCAATTAGTTGCAAATCACGACTTTAAATTGCTAAAAGTTAAcggttaaaaattaaaatgtttataacagacaataataaaataaacattcgGTCGTTGGTCGCAAGAACCTATGATCAcaattcacaaaacaaacaACATTTCATCACATTGTCATAATCGCATGTCGCTGCAACATGCAAACGAATATAGCTTACATCCCTTATTCAGCCCAACTGTTTTAGAGTAGTAACACACAACAACCACAAAACAAACTAACCCTCCTACCTATCACATAACTTCCCAGTTCCCACTATAATACAAAAAACGCACCCAAGCTAAACAAATAAAACCAATAGTCGACCTTTTatcaaaaattagtttcaccAAAATTGAACCCAAATGCAGCATGGGAAAAACTCTAATATTAACATGAGTGACTAATCAAGTACAACGATAATTTGAAATTCAATGCATGATCGCATACTTGTTTTTTACAATCCATTTTGAAGTTCAGAAATAAAAACATCCATCTCCCATTTTTCTCTAACAcatagggctgttcaatatggtaaaaccgaaccgtaccgaaccgaaccgaaccgaaatagacaatatggtttggttttggtatataccatataaaccgaatggatataattttataaaaaccgtaggatttggatatggtttggtatataaccgattaaaccgaataaaccgaacaaaaccgattaaaagtagaaacatgtaaatatgtatctattttataacaatacatgaaaatctatttgttacataagttaaatttgtgttaataactattataattttatagtaataaaaaaccttaatttgtaaaacacttgaactataactaaataacaatacatcgcaattcacattttattttctaagtcttttttttatctttttgatttattttagtcttcactaaattaatatgaagattataagtTTGATagacaataattaatggaaaattttcaattgaaaatgcatgattttaatgaacactaaatatggaagagtggaaaaacttttatttcatgtttctgttttgtttcatatttttattttcaaaatttcaagctttgattttagttatagatttgattattttatttgatggtagaagtatttttacttttttgttcatttatttgaacaggtaatatatttttaataaatgactgtgttgacaatatgactctaaaattcatataatatgatctcaaacaaaataattatgttttttggtataaaaccgaataaaccgaaaaccgacggtatataaaccgaaccgaaccgaagtaaatatggatttagaatggtagttatattttactaaccgaaataccgaaaaccgaaaaaaaccgaaccgaaaccgaaccgatatccggattgaacacccctactaACACATACCAACCTCCACATCTTACAGTCCATTTTGAAACTCAGTAACAAAAACATCCATCTCACATTTCTTCAAACACATGCCAATCTCCACACCACCGGCTTCATCCCTGCTCTCCGACATAGAGTAGAGAAGGTTTCCGCTGTTGGATACATTCTCAGTATGAACGGGTCGTCCCCACCCAAAATCCGTCTCATATATCCCAAACCTGTTAGACCCACCAACGGACAGCTTCTTTATACCTGGTTCTATCTTTTTCAACCCTTCCTCATACAACTCCCATATCGACTCAGCCCCTCTCAAACTCAAATCTCTGACCGCATCATTGACAATCTCCACACCGTTAACGAACCCCTCTTCTCCCAAAAACATCTTGCCTTTGTACCCTAAGAAGTTGATAGGCAACACGCAGTTCCCAAAGTAGCTCGCAGGAACCGGCGGGTCTAACCGGTCTCTAAAATCAGCAACGAACGTGAAAGGAACCGGTTGGTCCGCGTTGACTCCACGCGCTTTCACAACGCATGTCAGTACATAGGCGTACGTGACTACGAAAGTCGACAGCTGAAGATCGGAGCGAGTCGACTCGCTTTTGGCTCGCTCCCTGAGTTTCTTCACGTTCTCATGAGTCAGCTCGAACGCGAACCTGACCACGTCTTCTTCGATCTCTTTCACGGGAGGAAGCTTTAGTGTTCTTACGTCTACAGAGAGATTCGGCAGTTCGGATGGAAGATTTATAACCGTACGATCTAGAAGCATAGGTAGGTCAAGATCTTGCGGTATTGCTCCGTACTTACAGATGTGAGCCCATGATTTGAGAAATTTCACGAGAGTCTTGCCGTCCACGGCAGCGTGGTGGATTGTGGTTCCGATGCAAAAGCCTTGGTTCGGGAACAAAGTGATTTGAAGAGTGAGAATAGGCGCTGAGTCAGAGGAAACCGGTAACTCGGGGACTAGAGCGCATAACTCAGTCTGGTAACGGAGCCCTTTGCCGGAAAGATGAGAGAAGTCGGCATCTGTCTCAGCCACCGTGAGAGAGACGGCATCTTGCGGTGAGATGATGATGTGCGGCTTGGGATCTTCTTGGTTCCACTTGACGTGGCCGGAGAGAGGGAGAAAGTGTGAAAGGACGAGGGAGAGGGAGTGCTCGAGCTTGGGGAGGATGAGTGAGTAGAAGGAGTGGCGAGATGACTCGGTGAGTTTGTAGAAGCTGACTCGGTTCGTGGGAATGTCTTTTAGCCACACTAAGTCGAAGAAACTGAGTGGGAGGATGAGGGAGTCGACAAGATCTGTTGCGGGGCTGATCCGAGAGATCTTGATCACGTTATACGCCATGGTTGAGAGATATGTAATGGAGTAATGAACTATATCTCTCAGACAGACTTGTTGTGATGGCAACGTAGTTACTATGTATTTATTTCCCGTGAGATAAGGTTAGGTGGGCCAAATCAATAAATGTTTATCATCGGAAGCAACGCATCATCACGTGAAAACCAAATATAAAATGGAAGTAAGCAAGATCTGACAGATGAAAGCGCGACGCATCAGATCCTCCACAATGGTTGCAACACCCTCCCCCACATTAAACACcctctttttctatttttaacacTCCAAATCATCagtttcatgtatttgtttaatGACACCGTTTGGAAACAATGGAAAACAAAACCATCTCTCTTAATGACACAGTCTGCGCCTAACTTTTATGTATCAGTTTAAGTTCTGATAATTTCAATATATATCTCAACTTCATGAAAGTTTAATAATGCGATACATCCTAAATTAGAGATTATGAATTAtttgttgtccaaaaaaaaaagagattatgaattatctttgttttgtgaaaaatatttgacacttttatattttaagtattttctatGAGAtgagttttcattttctatctTGCTAActaattaagataaaaaaaattctctttatagtattatatttttccaaacaaaaagttatattttacttattttttgctTAATTTTTGCGTAATTTTAacttaattttacttttattgattattAAAGTTTTGCCACATCAAAGTTTTTGCAATgatgtttataataaaattttgtttagaaGACATATTAAACTTTTGTAGTTATAATTTTATGGTACTATGGTATAAGATTTATATGAACTTATAATTCTTTTTACCGACCACTAAAAGATCGAATATTTTTTATCCATATCTGTCAGACGTAGACGATACCGGTTGGCAGGTATGGCATAGAAACGGGACGAAATGTCCTAAAGGGACAATCCCCGTATGACGACTGAGCGAAACAACAGGTTTTCAACCCAAAAACCTCAAAATTTGAGGATTTGAGGTTGGGTTGGATATGCTCTTATGGTTTCCTTTATTATTCTTTCGGATAAATCGATCACCGAAATTTTAACTAGACAATTTTTGTTTCCCGGTTACACAAAAATTCCAGTACGAAAGTAAAACCATGACCCAAAAACGGCCATTTCTTCTTCGTTTCTCTTTTAAGTGACGACTCGTTAAGATCTACAATGACATATAACTATGACGTATAAATGGATCATATAAACCATTCTTTTCTAAAGGTATACAGAATTTCTAATGAAATCTATTAGTTAAATGGTTTGCTCAACATTTTAAAACAAGATTATGTTTTGTTTACCCACTAATACCGCGAATCATAAGTTATGAATTCAGATTTTGTTGGAGTTCTTCACATTTTATAGAGTTTTTCAAAGTTTCAAATTAACATGATCGTGACAtgtgttaataatttttttaagattgCGACATGTGTCAAAAATATTATCTCTTTTCTTAGGATTTAAaagagatttagaaaataaagatattattacaaatatCTTCTTACAATTCTTTTTAAGATTTTGGAAAAGAACAATTACTATTACATagtcttttacaattatatattgttaaaattattggatagtaattttttttattctaaacaagtaaataattgtaaaaatttatttggaagtattttttttaagaaaaatatattttcgttttaaaagataataaagaaagaaaattgtaaaagaaaaatatttagtaaacaaaatctaaaaaaacaaaGTATAAAATCCTacaaatacaatatattattttagaaaaatcaaaaagtaaaactaactataaaatatgtaatatttcttCTTAAAagcctaaacaaaaaaaattgtaaatgtaTTACTATTATATTGCTATTATATagtcttttacaattatatatcGTTAAAATTATTGGatagtaattttaatttttttaaatcctaaacaagtaattaattctaaaaagttatttcaaattaattatttgttttaaaaaatataaatttcgtttttaaagataataaagaaataaaattgttaaaagaaaaatattaactaaaacaaatataaaaatattataaaatccTTAAGTACAAGAAATTATCTAATGAAAATCATAAAggaaaaataactataaaataagaaatatttatttttttaaagcctaaacaaaagaaaatactaAAAGTGTTACTATGATTTTACTATAAATAACAAACTTTCTTTTTTATAGATAATTGtatgttaataatttataaaccaaaaaatagctacaaatatttcacaactatatttaggtttaagcttctacatattattttcaaaaaaacaaaatattatttacgaGAAAAGTATTACctaagtattttcttttaatttcttgatacaattcaatttttcttataatcttatcccctatatattaattgaggaacatttgaaaagatgtaacctcaattttgtaataattaaaaaagactcCTTGCTTATATGTCAATCAATTAAGTAGTTAATTAGTCCTATGTGTCAGCCTcacattaaaattgaaaaacatgttggtCCAATTCGATTGTTATATCTCACTAGAAACATTTAATACCAACTAtataatatcatatgatattaactaaagcaaggtgactatttattatatattctttcattaaataaaacctacagaATTACCaaatgtgattatgatatatatatagttattaatgattttaaataatgaagatttgctaataatttgtatgttttatatcattttgtttaattctttactattaaactaggttaagacccgcgccttgcgcgggatgaacattatatatataaattatttatatattatatgtttataacatattatgaaataataaatatatatattgaataattaaaaagtcattatctactacttatataattaaattggtgcgaacatataaataaattttataaatcgaaaaaatattttttctatttgatatgatatataattaaatttaaatgataataacatatatatggtatattttaatattaatatttattaaatgatgctttttgctcatattttttttatcatttgtatctgttatagcaaaaaatctaaattggtgatatcaaaattttcactgtgggattaattgtttaagtaatttataatattttaaaaaattaagttgtcaatattttttcaaattttttatcaaaaaactgttcaaagtaaatttcaaaattaagatatttatgtatttttatatggcatatagtttaatttaaaatgatacatatgtttatatatcttttatttttgatacttattaaatgagactttcaacttatattattttttaattatttgcagcatgtcataacaaaagttttaaatcgtagatcacaaaatttgaatgtgaaacttttaacagttttagtaatttatactcgtttttaagaattcaaaatataatatataaataattttttaagtttttattatatggttaatatgattgtttaatttattttaatagtttaaaattaaacaaatataattataatacacacttatttttatcaaatctttattattcaaaatcattaattgtcatatatactttaggcacattaggcaattttgtaatcttatttaaggaaataatgaatcacattaataatgtatttattgtggtttaataaaaaacttattatatatttagatggaccaacatatttctctaaggattctaagaatcattctagtgatgacacgtggctacaaaaaaatgttacaatgcttctcaaataatatataggggataattacacaattacattaatcatatattaaaattttagatgtttttgtatatgttgtattttgaatttttcaaaacgagtaaaaattactaaaactgttaaaaatctcacataaacttttgtgatcaatgtttatttttttttctataataagatacaatgataataaaatcatagaaataaacaattttattttaataggtgtttatgttaatatatatatatatatacttcacatcgtttaaatttaagtATATATCATATGAGAtatataagattgattgttttgatttgtttattctaaaatgattgcgaataaacatgagcggtcatttgatttatatgtacaAGTCAATTTACTATATAATACTaattgatttcttagttatttaatatataatatgcagaaaaatataaaataagtatttattatgcacaaggcgcagatctgaacctaagtatgtatcttaataattttgaatcttaacgATTTTCTAAATCTtaggccaaaataaaagaaagaaatgagaataaactcaaaaatcaatatttatatcgagtaataaccaaaatgacacaaaaagaagaaaaatatcgaagatagatGGAATtagcacgtgaacgtaaacttttcATAACcatatttaacttttaaattactaaatcatgatataaaactgaGCTAATATAGTTTCATCGTAACTAAATAGTAGGCATGAGACTCTTCGGCATAAATGTTAGatttttatgcgataaataattttttgacctaaaatatttttaaaaatgggatcagttcatcagtaaacaaattatgtaactaacaaaaaatgttttataaaattgtttaagagccaaatatattaattcgatcaataatataattttttttccataccatatttcttaaataattttcatataaatttataggtcttatcctagttacaTT is from Brassica napus cultivar Da-Ae chromosome A4, Da-Ae, whole genome shotgun sequence and encodes:
- the LOC106394116 gene encoding BAHD acyltransferase At3g29680-like — protein: MAYNVIKISRISPATDLVDSLILPLSFFDLVWLKDIPTNRVSFYKLTESSRHSFYSLILPKLEHSLSLVLSHFLPLSGHVKWNQEDPKPHIIISPQDAVSLTVAETDADFSHLSGKGLRYQTELCALVPELPVSSDSAPILTLQITLFPNQGFCIGTTIHHAAVDGKTLVKFLKSWAHICKYGAIPQDLDLPMLLDRTVINLPSELPNLSVDVRTLKLPPVKEIEEDVVRFAFELTHENVKKLRERAKSESTRSDLQLSTFVVTYAYVLTCVVKARGVNADQPVPFTFVADFRDRLDPPVPASYFGNCVLPINFLGYKGKMFLGEEGFVNGVEIVNDAVRDLSLRGAESIWELYEEGLKKIEPGIKKLSVGGSNRFGIYETDFGWGRPVHTENVSNSGNLLYSMSESRDEAGGVEIGMCLKKCEMDVFVTEFQNGL